GCGCGAGTCCGGGCAGCGCGAGCAGGAGGAACGGCGACAGGGTGAAGAGGCCCCGCAGCGGGGAGAAGAACGACAGCGTGAAGGCGCGCGGATCCGGCGTGCGGATGCCCAGGAAGCCGCCCAGGTGCCACGGCTGGTAGGCCGCGTCGTTGAGGTGCTTGTAGCCCGTCTCCAGCGGGTGCCCGAAGGTGGCCTGGTGGTAGAGCCCCAGCGCCACGATGAAGGGCAGCGCGCCCAGCACGGCGAGCCCCGTGGCCCGCCCCAGCTTCTTCAGCCGCGCGGCCCAAGGCTCCGGGGCCTCCGGCGTGCCCAGCACGGTGAGGACGGCGTAGAGGATGAGTCCCAGCACGCCCAGCGCGCCGGTGTATTCAGCGGCGACGGTGGCGCCCGCGCACGCGCCGGCCACGACGTAGCCGCGCTCGCGCCATTCTCCGCGCGACAGCTTCCAGAGCGCGTAGAAGCCCGCGAAGAGCAGCACCGCCGTCGTCTGGTGGCTCATGAAGAGCAGTGAGTAGCTGAACGCGAGCGAGCCCAGCGCGTACGTCACCGTGACGCCGTCCGCGACGACGGGCGACAGGAACGCGGAGAGGAAGCGGCGCACCAGCCACAGCAGCCCCAGCGTGGGCAGCACCGTGAGGAAGAGGCGGCTGAAGAAGACGAGCGGCACCTCCGGCACGGCGTAGCGGTGGCTGCCGCCAATGACCCTCAGGCCCGCGTACACGGGCACCGCGGCGAAGGACAAAAGCGGCGCCTTGGACGGGTAGTAGCGGCCGTCCATCACGGACAGGTCGCCCACCGGGCCGTAGTCGCGCAGGGCGCGGTTGATCTCCAGCGTCCCGTCCTCCACCAGGGCGCGCGTCTGCCACAGGCGGCACAGCTCGTTGGGCGAGCGCAGGCCCGGGTGGTACGGGAAGAGGAGCACGTAGAGCGCCGCGACCGTGGCCCACACCGCCCTGGGCAGTCCCGCAGCGCGGGGCGCGGGCGCCACGGTGGGAGGCGCCGGGGCCGCGTCGGGAGACGGCGGGGAGGTGGGGTGGGGTTCGGCGCTCACGCGGGCATCAGACGGCGCGGGCGACGGCGAACAGGCTCATGCCCACGGGCAGCCGCACCTGTTGCTCGGCCTGGGCGATCAGGGGGGCCAGCGTGTCGTAGAGCTTGAGCTGGAGCTTGGGCACCGCGCGGCGGCGCAGGAGGCGGCTGTTGACGAACCAGCCCGGCAGGCCCACCAGGTTCATCCACTCCAGCGTGTCCACGCGGAAGCCGTTCTCCTGCAGCACCGCGCGCAGGGACTCCGGCGTGTAGCGGCGGTAGTGGCCCACGGCCTCGTCGATGGCGCCGAACAGCTGCGGCAGCGCCGGCACGAGGATGAGCACGCGGCCATCCGGCTGCAGAATCTGGCGGAAGCGGCGCACCGCGGACGCGTCGTCCGGGATGTGCTCCATCACGTTGGACAGCACGATGGTGTCCAGGTTCTCCGCCTTCAGCGCCTCCCAGTCCGCGAGCGCCACGTCGGACAGGTAGGGGCGCACGTGGGGCTTGCCGCGGAACATGTTCTTCAGGCGGTCCACGTAGAAGCGCTCCACCTCCAGCGCGACCAGGTGCTCCGCGCCGGCCTCCAGCTCGCGGGTGATGGTGCCGATGCCGGCGCCAATCTCCAGCACGCGGCGGCCCATGTGTTCGCGGAAGCGGCGGCCCAGCCACTGGTTGTAGTGGGTGGCGCCGTCCATGCGCTCCAGGGAGGAGTAGCCCTCGTGCTGGTTGTCCGCGTCGTCGCGCACGGTGGCGTAGCGCACCAGCGTGCGCAGGCGGGCCAGGTGCGCGGAGGCCGGGCGGCGCGGCACGGCCTGCAGCGGCGGCAGGGACACTTCCGTGAGGCGGAAGAGCTGCGCGGCCAGCTTCACCACCAGCTCCGCGTCCACCGCGTCGTCGTCGCTGGTGAGCTGGATGGAGCGCAGCGCCTCCGTGCGGAAGGCGCGCAGGCCGGTGAGCGGATCCGTCAGCGCCACGTCGGTGACGAAGCGGGTGATGCCGCCCAGCGCGCGCTCGGCCACCATCTCCGGCGACATGCCGGAGCGCCGGCCGAAGACGCCGTCCGCGGTGTCGTCCCGCAGGGGCTGCACCAGGGCGTCGTAGGTGTCGGGCGAGTAGGCGGCGTCCGGATCCTGGAGCACCGTGTGGGCGCCGGTGACGTGGGGCAGCGCGGCGCGGATGGCCGCCCCCTTGCCACCCTGGGCGGCGAGGACGTGGACGTTGGGACCGGGCGTGACGTCCACCGGCCCTTCACCCGCGAGCACGACCTGGGCCTGGCCGGACAGCGCGTGAGCGAACCGGGCGGCGGCGGCGGCGGTGGCGGGGTTGAAGGGCAGGACGACGGAAAGCGCAGGAACCATTGCGCCGCTCACTACCACAGGCGCCTCCAGGGTGCGCGTTCGCGGACCGGCGCGGATGGATGGGGGGCATCCAGGCGGCGTCGGTTGGATGGACAACCCGCCCCGCCCGTTGCACGCTCCGGGCGTTATTCCCCCAGCGCGATGTGGGTGCAGGTCGGGTCCGGATGAGTTCGGGCCGGTGGAGACCGCCCGCGGCAGCCACTTCCGGAGAGACGCGACGTGGAAGGAACGGTGTTGGACCCGGCCGGTGGGGCGCCCGGCGCGACGTCCGCGAGCGTGATGCACCGGCTGCGGGGCGTGTGGCGCCGGCGGTGGGTGATGCTCGGGGTGGCGTTGGCGGTCACCGCGCTCACGGCGGCGTGGACGCTGCGCCAGCCGCGCATCTACGCGGCCAGCACCTCGCTCATCATCGACGTCACCGCGCCGCGCATCCTCGACGGCGAGGTGAAGGAGGTGATGGGGGAGGAGCGCAGCAACTACTGGTTCAACAAGGAGTACTACGCCACGCAGAGCGAGATCATCACCTCGCGCGCGGTGGCCAGCCGCGTGGTGGACCGGCTGGGGCTGTCGAAGGACGCGTCCTTCCTGGGCCTGCCGGCGAACCAGGACCCGGAGGAGCGCGCGAAGGCGCTGGAGGACGCGGACGCCGTGGGGCTGTTGCGCTCGCGCATCCAGGTGGTGCCCGGCAAGGACTCGCGGGTGATGAACATTGGCGTGGAGGACGTGGACCCCGCGCGCGCGGCGCTGCTCTCCAACGAGGTGGCCGCCGCGTACATGGCGGAGAACCTGGCGCTCAAGCTGCGCACCACGGAGGAGGCGCGCACGTGGCTGGAGGGGCGCCTGGACGAACTGGGCCGCCAGTCCAAGGCCGGCGAGATGGCCGTCTACGACCTGAAGAAGGACGCGGACATGCTGTCCACGTCGCTGGAGTCGCGGCTGTCCATCGTCAGCGAGCGGATCAACTCCTACAACCTGAAGCTCACCGAGGTGCGCACGCGCATCGCGGCGCAGCAGGCGCGCGTGGACGCCATCCACCGGCTGCGCAAGGACGCCGGCAACGACGAGACGTGGGCGGAGGCCGTGCCCGGCGCGAAGGACGGCCCCATCCAAGATCTCAAATCGCGCTACGGCGAACAGAAGGCCGCGTGCGCGGAGCTGACCGAGCGTTACCTGCCGGAGCACCCGAAGCTCCTGGAGTGCAACCGAAAGCTGGACGTCGTGCGCGCGGACCTGCTCAAGAGCCTGACCAACGTGGTGCGCTCGGCGGAGACGCAGCTGGCGGAGGCGCAGGGCGAGGAGAAGAACCTCAACAAGCTCCTGGACGAGACCAAGGCCGAGGCCTTCCAGGTGAACAAGAAGGCCATCGAGTACGGACGGCTGCAGCGCGAGTCGGACAACAACCAGCGGCTCTATGAGCTGGTGCTCAAGCGGCTGAAGGACATCGAGCTGTCGGGCCTGCTGCGCACGAGCAACGTGCGCGTGCTGGACCCCGCGCGGCCGGAGCTGCTGCCGGTGCGGCCGCACACGCGGCGCAACCTGATGGTGGGCTGGGTGATGGGGCTGCTCCTGGGGCTGGGCGTGGCGCTGTTCCTGGAGATGCTGGAGAACACCGTCGGGTCGCAGGCGGACGTGGAGGACGTGCTGGGCCTGGCGTTCCTGGGCGTGGTGCCGCGCATGGAGGCCACGAAGGCGCCGGGCGACCGCGATCTGTACGTGCACCGCGCGCCGCGCTCGGCGGTGGCGGAGTGCTGCCGTGCGGTGCGCACGAACCTCTTGTTCATGTCGCCGGATCATCCCTGCAAGACGCTGGTGGTGACGTCCAGCGGCCCGCAGGAGGGCAAGTCCACCACGTGCATCAACCTGGGCGTGGCCATGGCCCAGAGCGGCAACCGCGTGCTGCTGCTGGACACGGACATGCGCCGGCCCCGGCTGCACCGCGCGTTCGGCGTGCCCAATGACCTGGGCATCAGCTCGCTGGTGGTGGGCGAGGGCTCGCTGGACAAGGCGGTGAAGAGCACGGAGGTGCCCAACCTCTTCGTGCTGCCGTGTGGCCCCCTGCCGCCGAACCCCGCGGAGCTCTTGCACACGCGTGCCTTCAAGGAGCTGCTGCGCGCGGCGGGGGAGAAGTTCGACCGCATCATCCTGGACAGCCCGCCGCTCAACGCGGTGGTGGACGCGGCGGTGCTCGCCACGCAGGCGGACGGCGTGGTGATGGTGCTCAAGGCGGGCCGGACGGACCGGAGCGCCGCGAAGCGCGCGCTGCGCTCGCTGGCGGACGTGCAGGCGCGGATGTTCGGCGCCATCCTCAACGACGTGGACCTGCGGCAGCCGCGCTACGGCGACACGTACCTGGGCTACCAGGGCTATGGCCCGACGCAGGACGAGCCCAAGGGCGGGGTGGCTCCGTCGTGAAGGGCGCGGGCCTGCGGGTGCTGCACCTGGGGAAGTTCTACCCTCCGGCCTCCGGCGGCATGGAGGCGCACCTGCGCACGCTGGCTCGCGCGCAGGCGTCGCTGGGCGCGCAGGTGGAGGTGCTGTGCGCGAACCACTCCGTGGATGGCACCGGGACGAGCCACGAGTTCCACGGGCGCAGCCCCACGCGTGAGGAGTGGGATGGGCCGGTGCGCGTGGTGCGCCTGGGGCGGCTCGCGTCGGTGGCGCGCATGGACGTGATGCCGTCGCTGCCGTTCATGCTCCGGCGGGCGCTGGCGCGGGGCGTGGACGTGGTGCACCTGCATGTGCCCAACCCGAGCATGGTGCTGGCGCTGGACGCGGTGCCTCGCCTGCCCGCGGTGGTGGTGACGCACCAGAGCGACATCATCCGGCAGAAGGTCGCGGGCGCGCTGTTCCGTCCGTTCGAGTGGATGCTGTACTCGCGCGCGGCGCGGCTGCTGGCCACGAGCGACGCGTACGTGCGCGGCTCGTCGCTGCTGTCGACGTTCAAGTCGAAGGTGCGGGTGCTGCCGCTGGGCATCGAGCTGGAGTCGTACCTGCGGCCTCCTTCCGCGGAAGCGCGCGAGGCCCAGGCGCGATGGACGGCGGAGGCGGCGGGCGGGCCGCTGTGGCTGATGGTGGGGCGGCTCGTCTACTACAAGGGGTTGTTCACGGCGCTGGAGGCGCTGGTGCACGCGCCGGGGCGGCTGGTCATCGTGGGCGAGGGGCCGCTGGCGGAGGAGGGGCGCGCGCGGGCGAAGGCGCTGGGCATTGAAGATCGGGTGACGTGGGCGGGGTACCTGTCGCCGGAGGCGCTGACGGGTGCGTACCGGGCCGCGACGGCCCTGTGGTTCCCGAGCAACGCGCGCAGCGAGGCGTATGGCCTGTCGCAGGTGGAGGCGCTGGCGAGTGGATTGCCCGTGCTCAACACCGCCGTGCCGGACTCCGGCGTGGCGTGGGTGAGCCTGCACGAGCGCACCGGCCTCACGGTGCCCGTGGGAGATGCGCGGGCGCTGGCGGCGGCGGCGCGCCGGTTGGTGGAGGAGCCGGGCCTGCGCGAGCGGCTGTCGCGCGGGGCGCTGGAGCGTGCGCGAGCGGAGTTCGCCCACGACGTGATGGCGTCGCGCAGCCTGGATCTGTACGCGGAGGCGCTCGGACGGCAGCCGGTGGCGGAGGAGCGGAGCGATGCCTCCGTCCAGCACGTCGCGGGCGGGCGCTGAAGGTCCGCGCATGCACGGGTCGCGAGCGTCTCATCGTGACGGTTCCGCGGAGGGCGGAGGTGGCTCGTCGCGTGCGTCAGGTGGCGCGCCGCTGCGCGTGCTGCACGTCTCCAGTGGCAACCTCTACGGCGGCGTCGAGACGCTGTTGCGCACGCTGGCGCTCGCGAGCGCGGACCGGACGGGCGGCGCGGTGCATGCGTTCGCGCTCTGCTTCGAGGGGCGCATCGCCGAAGAGCTTCGCGCGGCGGGCGCACCGCTGACGCTGCTGGGACCGGCGAAGGTGAGCCGGCCGTGGCGGGTCTGGGAGGCTCGGCGCTCGCTGATGGCGCTGCTCCAGCGGGAGGCGTTCGACGCGGTGGTGTGTCACGCGGCGTGGCCTCAAGCCATCTTCGGGCCGGTGGTGCGCACGGCCGGTGTTCCGTTGATCTTCTTCCAGCACGACGCACTGTCGGGCTCGCACTGGGTGGAGCGCTGGGCCCGGGTCACCTCGCCGGACCTGGCGCTGTGCAACAGCCGCTACACCGCGAGCACGCTTCCGAGCGTGTATCCGCGCACGCCGTGGCGCGTGCTCCATCCGCCCGTCCGCGACGGTGGCCCGGGCCTCATGGCTTCCGAGCGCACGTCGCTCCGGGGCGAGCTGGGCGCGGACGCGGCGGACGTCGTCATCGTCCATGCCAGCCGCATGCAGGAGTGGAAGGGGCAGCGGCTGCTCCTCGAAGCGCTGGGCCGGCTGCGCCAGGTGCCTCGCTGGAAGGCGTGGTTCGCTGGCGGTGCGCAGCGCCCGGAAGAAGTCGCCTACGAAGAGGGCTTGAAGGCCCAGGCCGTGGCCCTGGGCCTTGGGGATCGCGTGCGGTTCCTGGGACAGCGCTCGGATGTTCCCCGTCTGCTTCGCGCGGCGGAGGTGCACTGTCAGCCCAACACCGGGCCGGAGCCGTTTGGCCTGGCGTTCGTGGAGGCGCTCTACGCCGGTCTTCCCGTGGTCACCACCGCGTTGGGTGGACCGCTGGAGATCGTCGATGCGTCCTGCGGCGTGCTCGTGCCTCCGACGCCGGACGCCCTGGCCCAGGCGCTGCGCGGGCTCATCGAGGATGAAGCGGCTCGGCGGAAGCTGGGCAGCGGTGGCCCTGCTCGCGCGAAGGCGCTGAGCGCGCCGGACGCCTTCCTGTCGGCGCTGGAAGACGCGGTGCGCTCCGTGGCCCGGGAGTCCGTGGCATGAGTGGCGCGAGTCCTCGTCCTCAACTGCGCGGTCCCGGTGTGCTGCATCAGCGGTACGTGCGGCGCGCGCCGGAACCCGTGGCGCAGGTCGTGCCGGCTCCGGCGGCGTCTCCGGGGCTGCTCGGTTCGGGCGGCGTGGTGGTGGCGTTCATCGCGATGCTCTTCGTCTGCCAGCTCGCGCTGCTGGTGGAGGCGCTGGCGCCAGCGCGCGTCATCTTCCGCATCCTGTCGTTCGGCACGAGCCTGGCGCTGCTGGTGCTGGTGAAGGGCCCGCGCCTCAAGCACCCGGCGATGCCCTTCCTGCTCGCCTCGGCGGGGCTCACCGCGCTGAACTTCTTCCATCCCGGCACCAACACCCCGCTGGCGGCGGCCGCGCAGCTGGGCATCCAGATCTCCGTGTTCGCGCCCCTCTTCTGGGCGAGCCGCCTGCGCATCGACGCGAAGCTGTTCGGACGCGTCGTCCTGTTGCTCTTCCTGTTCAACATGGCGAGCGCCTCGCTGGGCATCCTGCAGGTGACCTTCCCCGGCCGCTTCCAGCCCGCCCTGTCCGCCATGGTCGAAAGCCAGGGCGAGGGCTACGTGCGCAGCCTCCAGTTCGAGACCGCGAGCGGCGCGCGCGTGTTCCGCCCCATGGGACTGACGGACGTCCCGGGCGGAGCCGCCACCGGCGCCTTCTATTCGGTGCTGCTGGGCGGCGCGTTCCTGCTCAGCCGCCAGGGCATGTCCCGGAAGGTGCTGGGCGCGGCGGGCATCGGAATCGGGCTCATCTGCCTCTACCTGGGACAGGTGCGCGTCGCGGCGGTGACGCTGATCGTCTGCATGGCGGCCATGGCGCTGGTGCTCACCGTGAGTGGCCGGTGGGTGCGGCTCGTGGCCCTGGCCGCGGTCGTGGGTGGTTTCGCGGTGGTGGCCTTCGGCTGGGCCGTCGCGGTCGGCGGCGACGCGGTGCTTACTCGCTGGAGCACGCTCACGGCCTCCGACCCGTCGCAGGTGTATCACTCCAACCGGGGCCGCTTCCTCGACGAGACCTTCGACCAGGTGCTCCCGGAGTTCCCCCTGGGCGCGGGCCTGGGTCGCTATGGCATGGCCAACGCCTACTTCGGCGACAACCTCGACCGCGAGAGTCCTCCGCTGTGGGCCGAAATCCAGTGGACGGCGTGGGCGTACGACGGAGGATGGCTGGGGCTCGTCTGCTATCCGCTCGCGCTGCTGGCGACGTTGTGGTGGGGCTTCCAGGTGGCGCGGCGCCGCGATGAGTCGGCGGGCGAGTTCTGGCTCTGGGGCAGCCTCCTCTTCGCGTATGACCTGGGCGCGATCGCGCAGACCTTCAGCTACCAGTTCTTCATGAGCCAGATGGGCATGGAGTTCTGGCTGCTCAACGCGGCCTTCTTCAGTGCGTACTGGAACCGGAATGCGGCCCTACACCCTCATCGCCGGTGACTTCGTCTCCACCGGAGGCATGGACCGCGCGAACCTCGCGCTGGCGGACTGGCTCGCGCGCCAGGGCGGCCCCGTGCGGCTGGTGGCGCACCGGGTGGAGGATTCGCTCCTGCGCTACCCCAACGTGCACTTCGTCCGCGTGCCCAAGCCCGCGAACGCGTACCTGCTGGGCGAGCCGTTGCTCGACGCCGTGGGACGCCTCTGGGCCGCGCGCACGCTGGCGCAGGGCGGACAGGTGGTGGCCAACGGCGGCAACTGCGAGGTGGCCGCCGCCAACTGGGTCCACTACGTCCACGCCGCGCACGCGCCCGAGCCCGCCGGCAGTCCGCTGCGCAGGCTGAAGGGCCACGTGAGCCACCGGATGCACCTGCGCAGCGAGCAGCGCGCGTTGCGCCGGGCGCGGATCATCCTGGCGAACTCGGAGCGCACGCGGCAGGACCTGCTGGCCGCCACGGGCGTGGAGGCATCCCGCGTCCACGTCGTGTACCTGGGCGGCGACCCGACGCGCTTCCCGTCCACGACTCCCGTGCTTCGCCGCGAGGCGCGCGCATCCCTGGGTTGGCCTCAAGACCGGCGGGTGGCGCTGTTCGTGGGCGCGCTGGGAGACCGGCGCAAGGGCTTCGACACGCTCTTCCATGCGTGGGCCCGGCTGTGCGCACGACGCGAGTGGGACGTGGACCTGTGCGTCGTGGGGACGGGTGCGCAGCGCGAATCATGGGAACGCGCGGCGCGTGAGCAGGGCCTGGGCGAGCGGATCCGCTTCCTGGGCTTCCGCGACGACGTGCCCCGCCTGATGGCCGCCGCGGACCTGCTGGTGTCCCCCACGCGCTACGAGTCCTATGGCCTGGGCGTGCACGAAGCGCTGTGCGTGGGCATCCCCGCGCTGGTGAGCCGCTCGGCGGGCGTGGCGGAGCGCTTCCCGTCCTCGCTCCAGGGGCTGTTGCTGGATGACCCCGAGGACTCGGGCGAGCTGGTGCGGCGCCTGGACGAGTGGCGGTCGCGCGGCGGGGACTGGATGCCCGCCGTGGCCGCGCTGTCTTCGGAGCTGCGGGCCTGGACGTGGGACGCGATGGCCGCGGCGGTGGTGGCCCGGCTGGAGGCGTGAGCCTCAGGCTCCGCGCTCGAGCACCTGCTCGAAGAAGTCGAGGTGCGCCTTGGCGACGACCGGCCAGGCGAAGCGGGACACGGCCCGCTCCCGGCCTCGCGCGGACAGCTCCTGGCGCTGCGCGGGACTCTCCAGCAGCTCCTCGAGCGCGGTGATCCATGCACCGCCGTACGCCTCCGGCAGGATGCGCCCGGCATCCCCCACGGTGTGCGGAATCTCACCGGAGTCGCTGGCGAACACGGGCACGCCACACGCGAAGGCCTCCGCGAGCATGCGGCCGAACTGCTCCTTCCACGCGGGCGTCGTCTGGCTGGGCGCGCAGAGCACGTCCATGGCGTTGAGCGCGCGAGGCACCTCCGCGTGCTTCACGCCCGTGATGATGCGCACGCGGTCCCCGTGGCGCGCGGCCCATGCGCGCAGGTCCACCTCCAGGGGGCCTCCGCCGACGAAGAGGGCTCGCCAGGGCGTGGCCATCCTGTCGAGCGCATCCATGAGGAGGCGCAGGCCCTTCTCCGGCACGAAGCGGCCCAGGTAGCCCACCACGGGCGGCCCTTCGGACGTCCAGCCCAGCCGTTCGCGGAAGGCGCGGCCCGCCTCCGGATCCGGGCGGAAGTGCTCCACGTCCACGCCCACGGGGATGAAGCGCGAGGGGCGCTGCTCGTAGCCGGGCCGGGCGAGGAGGTTGTCGTGCACCGTCTGGCCCCAGGCGATCCACCCCGCGGCCCGGCGCACGACGAAGCGCTCGGCCTGCGCGAAGGGCGGGGGATAGCGTTTGGTCAGGTTCTGGAACGTGCAGAAGACGAGCGGCACATGGGCCGGCGTCATCATCGCCACCTCCAGGCCGGAGAGCACGTAGGGCTCCTCCCACAGGTGCACCAGGTCCGCGCCCCGCGACAGGTGCGCATGCACCTCCGGCCCGTAGACGAAGCCGTGCAGCGAGCGGCTGAAGTACGCGGGCACGCCCTCCAGGTTCACGGCCTCGTGAGGGTCACGCTGGAGCACCAGCGGGCTCAGGTCTCCGTGGAAGGACTTCGGCGCCACGGCGGTGACGTCCCAGCGGCCGGCGCCCACGCGGGCCATCTCGTTGGCCAGTCGCCGGTTGAGGGTGACGACGTAGGAGTGCGAGACGGTGACGAGCTTCCGGGGACGCATCATGAGTGCCCTCGCGCGGGGACGAGGCTCCGGTACACGGCGAGGATGTCCCGGGCATAGCGCTCACGGGAGAAGCGGCGCACGGCGGTGTGGCGGGCCGCGCGGGCCAGGGTGTCTCGCAAGGCTTCGTCCTCCAGCAGCCGGCGCAGGGCCGCCGCGAGCGTGTTCGCGTTGCCGGGCTCGATGGCCAGCACGTCCTCGCCATCCCGCAGCGCTTCGGCCGCGCCGCTCGACTTCGAGATGACGGCGGCCCGGCCGCAGGCGAGCGCCTCCGCGATGGTGAGGCCGAAGGGTTCGCGGCGGGTGCTCGCGTGCACGAAGACGTCCAGGGCCCGGTAGACGCGGGCGGGCTCGGGCTGGAAGGGCACGAAGCCCACGCGGCCCGTGAGGCCGTGGCGCTCCACCTGTTCGCGAAGCTCCGCGTCGGTGAACTGCGAGCCGGCCGTGCGGTAGAGCGGCGCGCCCACCAGGTAGAAGCGCACGGGCAGGGCCGGTGCCTGACGCGCCAGCAGGGCCGCGGCCTCCAGGAAGACGTCGTGCCCCTTCCAACGCGCGTACGTGGCCACGAGCCCCACGCGCAGCGTTCCCGGAGGCGCGGGAGGCAGCCCGGCCAGTGCATCCAGGTGCGCGCCATCTCCGGCGGCCGGAGAGAACCGCTCCACGTCCACGCCGTTGGGCACGACATGCACGGGCACCTTCCCGAGCACCATGCGCGCGTCATCGCCCACGGCCTGCGAGTTCGCGATGGCGGCCGAGGCCAACGGATGCAGGCCGGAGAGCGCGCGCCGCACGAGCGGACGCTCACCGAGGAAGTCGTGCACGTGCCACACGCGTGGAACCGGCAGCCCGGTGGTGGCCGCGCTCAGCAGGTGGGTCTTGATGCCATTGGAGTGCAGCAGGTCCGGCGCCGCGTCACGCACCGCACGCCGCAGGTCGAGGCCGTAGCGGGTCAGCAGCAGGGGCGTGGGGGCAAGCTCTCGCGCGAAGCGAAAGAGGCCCGCGCGGCCCTGTTCCCGCAGCCCGCTGTCCCCGAGCGCGGACAGGCGGTCGGGCAGGGCGAGCACGCGGGCCTCCACACCGAGCCCTCGGGCCGTCTCCACCAGGGGCCCGTCCGTGCCCGCGATGAGGTGCAGCGACAGCCCGGGGTCC
This DNA window, taken from Corallococcus coralloides DSM 2259, encodes the following:
- a CDS encoding glycosyltransferase family 4 protein, which encodes MRILFLNPVGILGGAERALVDLLACLRTQDPGLSLHLIAGTDGPLVETARGLGVEARVLALPDRLSALGDSGLREQGRAGLFRFARELAPTPLLLTRYGLDLRRAVRDAAPDLLHSNGIKTHLLSAATTGLPVPRVWHVHDFLGERPLVRRALSGLHPLASAAIANSQAVGDDARMVLGKVPVHVVPNGVDVERFSPAAGDGAHLDALAGLPPAPPGTLRVGLVATYARWKGHDVFLEAAALLARQAPALPVRFYLVGAPLYRTAGSQFTDAELREQVERHGLTGRVGFVPFQPEPARVYRALDVFVHASTRREPFGLTIAEALACGRAAVISKSSGAAEALRDGEDVLAIEPGNANTLAAALRRLLEDEALRDTLARAARHTAVRRFSRERYARDILAVYRSLVPARGHS